A stretch of the Odontesthes bonariensis isolate fOdoBon6 chromosome 5, fOdoBon6.hap1, whole genome shotgun sequence genome encodes the following:
- the prss35 gene encoding inactive serine protease 35, translating into MGPKPLCVLLPLTVLAVAVAVAAEENAANDEYTWPQWKVPLVRKRRTVPLSSPNFSAHPQSELSGMCGIQCQRGLPSPSLDDLEQFLSYETVYENGTRTYTSVSVQGLNEVTAWSRNISSSSRRKREVYGTDTRFTIADKQFSTKYPFSTSVKISTGCSGVLVSPKHVLTAAHCIHDGKDYLDGVQKLRVGILKEKSRRGKGGKGRGGRGKGKRRKGDVDKDDAQEKEESGGKEERKGRGKSKKSRSRRSVESGKPSFRWTRVKKTQVPKGWFRGVSDGLTADYDYAVLELKKAPKVKHMDLGVIPSVKKLPAGRIHFSGFDDDRPGNLVYRFCSVSEESNDLLYQYCDAKPGSSGSGVYIRLKEPGKKKWKRKIIGVFSGHQWVDVNGNGLQQDYNVAVRITPLKYAQICSWVHGDSSECQVA; encoded by the coding sequence ATGGGCCCCAAACCGCTATGTGTCCTGCTCCCGCTGACGGTGCTGGCTGTGGCGGTGGCTGTAGCTGCTGAGGAAAACGCAGCCAATGACGAGTACACCTGGCCACAGTGGAAGGTGCCACTGGTAAGGAAAAGACGCACTGTACCTCTCAGCAGCCCCAACTTCTCAGCTCATCCTCAATCGGAACTGAGCGGGATGTGCGGGATCCAGTGTCAGCGTGGCCTGCCTTCACCTTCACTGGACGACTTGGAGCAGTTCCTGTCCTATGAGACAGTCTATGAGAATGGCACGCGCACATATACCTCAGTTTCTGTGCAGGGCCTCAACGAGGTGACTGCGTGGTCTAGAAACATCTCTTCTAGCTCCCGCCGCAAACGAGAGGTTTACGGTACTGATACCCGCTTCACCATCGCCGATAAACAGTTCTCAACCAAATATCCCTTCTCCACCTCTGTGAAGATCTCTACGGGATGTTCCGGTGTTCTGGTGTCACCTAAACATGTGCTTACAGCTGCCCACTGCATCCATGATGGCAAGGATTATCTAGACGGAGTGCAAAAGCTGCGTGTTGGCATTCTGAAGGAGAAGTCCAGACGAGGGAAAGGTGGCAAAGGGAGAGGAGGTAGAGGAAAGGGTAAAAGAAGAAAGGGTGACGTGGATAAAGATGACGCACAGGAAAAGGAGGAGAGTGGTGGAAAAGAAGAGCGTAAAGGCAGAGGGAAAAGTAAAAAGAGTCGGAGTCGTCGAAGTGTGGAATCTGGAAAACCTTCTTTTAGGTGGACCAGGGTCAAAAAAACCCAGGTTCCTAAGGGCTGGTTCAGAGGTGTGTCTGACGGACTGACTGCGGATTACGACTATGCTGTTCTGGAGCTGAAGAAAGCACCAAAAGTAAAGCACATGGATCTGGGTGTTATCCCCTCAGTTAAGAAGCTTCCTGCCGGGAGAATCCACTTCTCTGGCTTTGATGACGACCGACCAGGTAACTTGGTGTACCGTTTCTGCTCCGTGTCCGAGGAATCCAATGACTTGTTGTATCAATACTGCGACGCCAAACCAGGCTCCAGCGGCTCTGGAGTCTACATCCGTCTCAAAGAGCCAGGCAAGAAGAAGTGGAAGAGGAAGATTATTGGAGTTTTTTCGGGTCACCAGTGGGTGGATGTTAATGGGAACGGGCTGCagcaggattacaacgtggcggTGAGGATAACACCCCTAAAGTATGCCCAGATCTGCTCCTGGGTCCACGGGGACTCGAGTGAGTGTCAGGTAGCCTGA